One genomic segment of Pedobacter endophyticus includes these proteins:
- a CDS encoding gamma-glutamyl-gamma-aminobutyrate hydrolase family protein, with the protein MSDQLIIGVTDCSKFDIYRNWVLSYNKNVAVIQLGYKLNNFDDIKKCDGIVLTGGEDVNPRFYNLPEYYHYCHEDDVDDQRDEFEFKVLEYTEANGVPVLGICRGMQVANVFFGGTLIPDIATWGKFDHSKMPDNSDRYHEIIVNPSSWLNRIVNTDKGLVNSNHHQSTEKMGKGLVVSALSPDGIAEAMERLHPKDKPFLLLVQWHPERLKDQQGPFSKNLHEAFIQEVRKFASRK; encoded by the coding sequence ATGTCTGATCAACTAATTATAGGAGTTACCGATTGCAGCAAATTCGATATTTATCGCAATTGGGTTTTATCCTACAATAAAAATGTAGCGGTTATTCAATTAGGCTATAAGCTGAATAATTTCGACGATATTAAGAAATGCGATGGCATTGTGTTAACCGGCGGCGAAGACGTAAACCCGCGGTTTTACAATTTGCCCGAGTATTATCATTATTGTCATGAAGATGATGTTGACGATCAGCGGGATGAATTTGAGTTTAAAGTTCTGGAATACACGGAGGCAAACGGAGTCCCCGTTTTGGGAATCTGTCGCGGCATGCAAGTTGCAAACGTCTTCTTTGGAGGTACTTTAATTCCGGATATCGCTACGTGGGGAAAATTCGATCATTCTAAAATGCCCGATAACAGCGATCGCTATCACGAAATCATTGTCAATCCTTCTTCCTGGTTAAATAGAATCGTAAACACCGATAAAGGTTTAGTAAACAGCAATCACCATCAAAGTACCGAAAAGATGGGAAAAGGTCTGGTAGTGAGTGCCCTGTCTCCCGATGGAATTGCTGAGGCCATGGAAAGGCTTCACCCGAAAGACAAACCATTTCTTCTGCTCGTACAGTGGCATCCCGAAAGATTAAAAGATCAACAGGGTCCTTTCAGTAAAAACCTGCACGAAGCATTTATTCAGGAAGTCAGGAAGTTTGCGAGTCGAAAGTAG